In the Drosophila takahashii strain IR98-3 E-12201 chromosome 3R, DtakHiC1v2, whole genome shotgun sequence genome, one interval contains:
- the NP15.6 gene encoding NADH dehydrogenase [ubiquinone] 1 beta subcomplex subunit 11, mitochondrial yields MSALFRLTGRAVALQRSLVAQQAAVVRAIKTSPKKDETIAAPTSVTTEDFANPSPKNWQSYGFDYKDQVEDRKATKSTFFVTVTLCLVWGTFYWAYLPDTQFRDWAQREGFLELRRREQAGVDLVSPNYVDPANITLPSDEDLADTEIII; encoded by the coding sequence ATGTCTGCGCTCTTTCGACTGACCGGCCGCGCCGTGGCGCTGCAGCGTTCCCTGGTGGCCCAgcaggcggcggtggtgcGCGCCATCAAGACGTCCCCGAAGAAGGATGAAACGATTGCGGCCCCCACATCGGTGACCACCGAGGACTTTGCCAATCCCAGTCCCAAGAACTGGCAGAGCTACGGATTCGACTACAAGGACCAGGTGGAGGACCGCAAGGCCACCAAGTCGACGTTCTTTGTCACCGTGACCCTGTGCCTGGTGTGGGGCACCTTCTACTGGGCCTACCTGCCCGACACCCAGTTCCGCGATTGGGCCCAGCGCGAGGGCTTCCTGGAGCTGCGCCGCCGCGAGCAGGCCGGCGTGGATTTGGTCAGCCCCAACTACGTGGACCCCGCCAACATTACGCTGCCCTCGGACGAGGATCTGGCTGACACGGAGATCATCATCTAA
- the P5cr gene encoding pyrroline-5-carboxylate reductase 3 translates to MAKLDERIGFIGGGNMAFAIGSGLVRCGIVKASQVLVSGPHIENLQRWRDLGAVTSDDNCEVLEHTDIVFICVKPHMLAPCAEQLKYKHVPSAKDASKLIVSVLAGTSVQTLEEAFSFMGSSDLKVIRTMPNTSMQVGEGCTVYTGNARVSHHDLEKIHLMLNALGLAQQVPETMIDAVTGVAGCGPAFVYTIIEALADGGVKQGVPRQMAIQFAAQTLLGAAKTVLLTGKHPAVLRDEVCSPGGSTIVGVHELEKGNLRATLINAVEKSSQRSAELGKKK, encoded by the exons ATGGCCAAGCTGGACGAACGCATCGGCTTCATTGGGGGCGGCAACATGGCCTTTGCCATTGGATCCGGACTGGTGCGCTGCGGGATCGTGAAGGCCAGCCAGGTGCTGGTCTCGGGTCCCCACATCGAGAACCTGCAGCGCTGGCGCGACCTGGGAGCTGTGACCAGCGACGACAACTGCGAGGTGCTGGAGCACACGGACATTGTCTTCATCTGCGTCAAGCCGCACATGCTGGCACCCTGCGCCGAGCAGCTCAAATACAAGCACGTTCCCTCGGCCAAGGACGCCAGCAAGCTGATTGTCTCGGTTCTGGCGGGCACCAGCGTTCAAACGCTGGAGGAGGCCTTCAGCTTCATGGGCAGCTCCGACCTGAAGGTGATCCGCACCATGCCCAACACCTCCATGCAGGTGGGCGAGGGCTGCACCGTGTACACGGGCAACGCTCGCGTCTCGCATCACGACCTGGAGAAGATACACTTGATGCTCAACGCTCTGGGATTGGCTCAGCAGGTGCCGGAGACCATGATCGATGCCGTCACTGGAGTGGCAGGCTGCGGTCCCGCCTTTGTCTACACTATTATAGAGGCTCTGGCCGATGGCGGAGTCAAGCAGGGCGTTCCGCGCCAGATGGCCATTCAGTTTGCGGCCCAAACTCTGCTGGGAGCGGCCAAGACGGTGCTCCTCACCGGCAAACATCCGGCGGTGCTGCGGGATGAGGTTTGCTCCCCCGGCGGTTCCACCATAGTGGGAGTCCACGAGCTGGAAAAGGGAAACCTCAG GGCCACTTTGATAAACGCCGTGGAGAAGTCTTCGCAGCGCTCCGCTGAACTGGGAAAGAAGAAGTGA
- the Prp18 gene encoding pre-mRNA-splicing factor 18, which yields MDILKAEIARKRKLLEQKQLVDDKKKYFRRGDLNAKDTEEVLQKVGYKKQESVEAQGQTTEGAYSFVADGQNILPRAEVIRRLRERGEPILIFGETEPEAFDRLRQCEISQPEANRGFRNDFQEAMEQVDAAYLQEMFANAPTAKEDKKSDFAELDETVSWESIQTMAQKMGRNKDYDMDVIITLLTFLLKLWNDQIANYSKHEKMSTKVKMTRVIYTQTKEYVKPLFRKLKHHTLPEDILDSLRDICKHLLNRNYITASDAYLEMAIGNAPWPIGVTMVGIHARTGREKIFSKNVAHVMNDETQRKYIQGLKRLMTKCQEYFPTDPSKCVEYVSKKDRE from the coding sequence ATGGACATCCTAAAGGCAGAAATAGCTCGGAAACGAAAGCTCCTCGAGCAGAAGCAGCTGGTGGACGACAAGAAGAAGTACTTCAGGCGCGGCGACCTGAACGCCAAGGACACGGAGGAGGTGCTGCAGAAGGTGGGCTACAAGAAGCAGGAGTCCGTGGAGGCCCAGGGACAGACCACCGAGGGAGCCTACAGTTTCGTGGCCGACGGCCAGAACATCCTGCCCCGGGCAGAGGTCATCCGGCGGCTGCGGGAGCGCGGAGAACCCATCCTCATATTCGGCGAAACGGAGCCCGAGGCCTTCGACAGGCTGCGGCAGTGCGAGATCTCGCAGCCCGAGGCGAATCGCGGATTCCGCAACGACTTCCAGGAGGCCATGGAGCAGGTGGACGCCGCCTACCTGCAGGAGATGTTCGCCAACGCACCCACCGCCAAGGAGGACAAGAAGTCCGACTTTGCCGAGCTGGACGAGACCGTGTCGTGGGAGAGCATACAGACCATGGCCCAGAAGATGGGCCGCAACAAGGACTACGACATGGACGTGATCATCACGCTGCTCACCTTCCTGCTCAAGCTGTGGAACGACCAGATAGCCAACTACAGCAAGCACGAGAAGATGTCCACCAAGGTGAAGATGACGCGGGTTATTTACACGCAGACCAAGGAGTACGTGAAGCCGCTGTTCCGCAAACTCAAGCATCACACGCTGCCCGAGGACATTCTGGACAGTCTGCGGGACATTTGCAAGCACCTGCTGAACCGCAACTACATCACCGCCAGCGATGCCTACCTGGAGATGGCCATCGGCAATGCCCCGTGGCCCATTGGTGTCACCATGGTGGGCATTCACGCCCGTACGGGACGCGAAAAGATCTTCTCCAAGAACGTGGCCCACGTGATGAACGACGAGACGCAGCGCAAGTACATCCAGGGCCTCAAGCGGCTGATGACCAAGTGCCAGGAGTACTTCCCCACCGATCCCTCCAAGTGCGTGGAGTACGTCAGCAAGAAGGATCGCGAATAA
- the LOC108057454 gene encoding coiled-coil domain-containing protein 124: MPKKMGMNSKAVEARERKEATKKATQEKKTKEAEDRLWHDDDKNLAKKQQRKEEEDRKRAEAAKRKAEAKALLDQEMSAINTQRKQPLAKINRQQILEEIEKKQRVIEAINEANKPAATRVVVQNHVVEENLNRSMADTDVASNIDEAIVVLSVNDSEDDKHPEKRMRAAYKTFEANNLPRIKAENPSLRMSQWKQLLMKEWNKSPDNPFNQAR; the protein is encoded by the exons ATGCCAAAGAAAATGGGAATGAACTCAAAGGCGGTGGAGGCCCGCGAACGCAAGGAGGCCACCAAGAAGGCCACGCAGGAAAAGAAGACCAAGGAGGCGGAGGATCGCCTGTGGCACGATGACGACAAGAATCTGGCCAAGAAACAGCAGcgcaaggaggaggaggatcgcAAGCGGGCGGAGGCGGCCAAGCGGAAGGCGGAGGCCAAGGCGCTCCTCGACCAGGAGATGTCCGCCATCAACACGCAGCGCAAGCAGCCGCTGGCCAAGATCAATCGCCAGCAGATTCTGGAGGAGATCGAGAAGAAGCAGCGCGTGATTGAGGCCATCAACGAGGCCAACAAGCCGGCGGCCACGCGAGTGGTGGTGCAAAACCATGTTGTCGAGGAGAACCTCAACCGATCCATGGCCGACACGGATGTGGCCTCCAACATTGACGAGGCTATTGTGGTGCTCAG tgtCAACGACAGCGAGGACGACAAGCATCCCGAGAAGCGAATGCGCGCCGCCTACAAGACCTTCGAAGCCAACAATCTGCCCCGCATCAAGGCCGAGAACCCCTCGCTCCGCATGTCCCAGTGGAAGCAACTACTGATGAAGGAGTGGAACAAGTCCCCGGACAACCCCTTCAACCAGGCGCGCTGA